A genome region from Tenebrio molitor chromosome 4, icTenMoli1.1, whole genome shotgun sequence includes the following:
- the LOC138128994 gene encoding sialin-like isoform X1: MAEERVYSSDLSYPKEEVNKCLIYRLFVPPSEMCRSLFSQVPARLVLYLLSWSGFLVSFMMRTDINLAIVAMVEEPDKATTNTTQEYCFVIDDSNSNSTSSLDYGGTLKWSAQVQSYILASFYWAYIVSQVVGGLATQKLGTKRVFGYAQLVTALCSLTIPWASETHYAFVIALRFAQGFASGLTWPAMYALVGHWIPVPERSRFMSSFQGFSIGIGITYPLCGFLIAHLGWRSVFYTTGSIGVAWCGIWYLLAFDSPEMHPRISLSEQQYIKENTVNTYAASRKQAVPWKAILTSPHAWSIGVTTFGRIWVHYTFIIPGPKYMKSILGFSIEKNGLLSGAPFICSYVASVFFCYTADKLVTKNIMSLTNVRKVMTALSQVVPGLLVLVISYLGCDIELVLVVWFIAVTLITASYAGAMANVVDIAPNFAGPVLAFAQTIHMSASFLSPLVAFQLLNEQEHSMSAWRNVFYVTAFVAISTYGTFQIWGTSEIQAWNYAEGPPNTTEQEELMTKKNGDEVVANGKTDDNVA, from the exons ATGGCCGAAGAGAGGGTCTACAGCAGCGATCTCTCCTACCCCAAAGAAGAAGTGAACAAGTGCCTCATCTACAGACTTTTCG TACCGCCGAGTGAAATGTGCCGCTCTCTGTTCA gTCAAGTACCTGCCAGACTCGTCCTCTACCTTCTGTCATGGTCCGGTTTCCTCGTTTCGTTCATGATGCGCACCGACATCAATCTGGCCATCGTGGCCATGGTCGAAGAGCCCGATAAGGCCACCACCAACACCACCCAAGAATACTGCTTCGTGATCGACGACTCCAACTCCAACTCCACCTCCTCTCTC gaCTACGGGGGCACCCTGAAATGGTCAGCGCAGGTCCAGAGCTACATCTTGGCGTCGTTCTATTGGGCCTACATAGTGTCGCAAGTGGTCGGGGGGCTTGCCACGCAAAAACTCGGCACCAAAAGGGTCTTCGGCTATGCCCAGCTGGTGACGGCTCTGTGCAGCTTGACCATACCGTGGGCCAGCGAGACCCACTACGCTTTCGTCATCGCGTTGAGATTCGCCCAAGGATTCGCCTCG GGTTTGACCTGGCCCGCCATGTACGCCCTCGTCGGCCATTGGATCCCCGTCCCGGAGCGCAGCCGCTTCATGTCCAGTTTCCAAG GTTTCAGCATCGGCATCGGCATCACCTACCCCCTGTGCGGCTTCCTCATAGCCCACCTGGGTTGGAGGTCGGTCTTCTACACGACGGGGTCCATAGGGGTGGCGTGGTGCGGGATTTGGTACTTGTTGGCGTTCGACAGCCCCGAGATGCATCCGAGGATCAGCCTCAGCGAACAGCAGTACATCAAAGAGAACACCGTCAACACGTACGCGGCTTCGCGCAAGCAGGCCGTGCCGTGGAAGGCTATCTTGACCTCTCCACACGCCTGGTCCATCGGGGTCACCACGTTCGGGAGGATCTGGGTGCACTACACCTTCATCATACCGGGGCCTAAGTACATGAAGAGCATACTCGGGTTCAGCATCGAGAAG AACGGATTGTTGTCCGGAGCCCCCTTCATCTGCAGCTACGTCGCCTCCGTTTTCTTCTGCTACACGGCCGACAAGCTCGTCACTAAGAACATCATGTCCTTGACCAACGTGCGCAAAGTGATGACCGCGCTCT CTCAAGTGGTTCCGGGTCTGCTCGTCTTGGTGATCAGTTATCTCGGCTGCGACATCGAGCTCGTCTTGGTGGTCTGGTTCATCGCTGTCACCCTGATCACCGCGTCGTACGCCGGCGCCATGGCCAACGTGGTGGACATCGCGCCGAATTTCGCCGGTCCGGTGCTGGCCTTCGCTCAGACCATACACATGTCGGCCAGCTTTCTGAGCCCCCTGGTGGCGTTCCAGCTCCTCAACGAGCAGGAACACTCCATGTCGGCGTGGCGCAACGTCTTCTACGTCACGGCTTTCGTGGCCATTTCGACGTACGGGACCTTCCAGATCTGGGGCACTTCGGAG ATCCAAGCGTGGAATTACGCCGAAGGCCCGCCCAACACCACCGAACAGGAGGAGCTTATGACGAAGAAGAACGGCGACGAGGTGGTGGCCAACGGCAAGACGGACGACAACGTAGCGTAA
- the LOC138128994 gene encoding sialin-like isoform X2 produces MAEERVYSSDLSYPKEEVNKCLIYRLFGQVPARLVLYLLSWSGFLVSFMMRTDINLAIVAMVEEPDKATTNTTQEYCFVIDDSNSNSTSSLDYGGTLKWSAQVQSYILASFYWAYIVSQVVGGLATQKLGTKRVFGYAQLVTALCSLTIPWASETHYAFVIALRFAQGFASGLTWPAMYALVGHWIPVPERSRFMSSFQGFSIGIGITYPLCGFLIAHLGWRSVFYTTGSIGVAWCGIWYLLAFDSPEMHPRISLSEQQYIKENTVNTYAASRKQAVPWKAILTSPHAWSIGVTTFGRIWVHYTFIIPGPKYMKSILGFSIEKNGLLSGAPFICSYVASVFFCYTADKLVTKNIMSLTNVRKVMTALSQVVPGLLVLVISYLGCDIELVLVVWFIAVTLITASYAGAMANVVDIAPNFAGPVLAFAQTIHMSASFLSPLVAFQLLNEQEHSMSAWRNVFYVTAFVAISTYGTFQIWGTSEIQAWNYAEGPPNTTEQEELMTKKNGDEVVANGKTDDNVA; encoded by the exons ATGGCCGAAGAGAGGGTCTACAGCAGCGATCTCTCCTACCCCAAAGAAGAAGTGAACAAGTGCCTCATCTACAGACTTTTCG gTCAAGTACCTGCCAGACTCGTCCTCTACCTTCTGTCATGGTCCGGTTTCCTCGTTTCGTTCATGATGCGCACCGACATCAATCTGGCCATCGTGGCCATGGTCGAAGAGCCCGATAAGGCCACCACCAACACCACCCAAGAATACTGCTTCGTGATCGACGACTCCAACTCCAACTCCACCTCCTCTCTC gaCTACGGGGGCACCCTGAAATGGTCAGCGCAGGTCCAGAGCTACATCTTGGCGTCGTTCTATTGGGCCTACATAGTGTCGCAAGTGGTCGGGGGGCTTGCCACGCAAAAACTCGGCACCAAAAGGGTCTTCGGCTATGCCCAGCTGGTGACGGCTCTGTGCAGCTTGACCATACCGTGGGCCAGCGAGACCCACTACGCTTTCGTCATCGCGTTGAGATTCGCCCAAGGATTCGCCTCG GGTTTGACCTGGCCCGCCATGTACGCCCTCGTCGGCCATTGGATCCCCGTCCCGGAGCGCAGCCGCTTCATGTCCAGTTTCCAAG GTTTCAGCATCGGCATCGGCATCACCTACCCCCTGTGCGGCTTCCTCATAGCCCACCTGGGTTGGAGGTCGGTCTTCTACACGACGGGGTCCATAGGGGTGGCGTGGTGCGGGATTTGGTACTTGTTGGCGTTCGACAGCCCCGAGATGCATCCGAGGATCAGCCTCAGCGAACAGCAGTACATCAAAGAGAACACCGTCAACACGTACGCGGCTTCGCGCAAGCAGGCCGTGCCGTGGAAGGCTATCTTGACCTCTCCACACGCCTGGTCCATCGGGGTCACCACGTTCGGGAGGATCTGGGTGCACTACACCTTCATCATACCGGGGCCTAAGTACATGAAGAGCATACTCGGGTTCAGCATCGAGAAG AACGGATTGTTGTCCGGAGCCCCCTTCATCTGCAGCTACGTCGCCTCCGTTTTCTTCTGCTACACGGCCGACAAGCTCGTCACTAAGAACATCATGTCCTTGACCAACGTGCGCAAAGTGATGACCGCGCTCT CTCAAGTGGTTCCGGGTCTGCTCGTCTTGGTGATCAGTTATCTCGGCTGCGACATCGAGCTCGTCTTGGTGGTCTGGTTCATCGCTGTCACCCTGATCACCGCGTCGTACGCCGGCGCCATGGCCAACGTGGTGGACATCGCGCCGAATTTCGCCGGTCCGGTGCTGGCCTTCGCTCAGACCATACACATGTCGGCCAGCTTTCTGAGCCCCCTGGTGGCGTTCCAGCTCCTCAACGAGCAGGAACACTCCATGTCGGCGTGGCGCAACGTCTTCTACGTCACGGCTTTCGTGGCCATTTCGACGTACGGGACCTTCCAGATCTGGGGCACTTCGGAG ATCCAAGCGTGGAATTACGCCGAAGGCCCGCCCAACACCACCGAACAGGAGGAGCTTATGACGAAGAAGAACGGCGACGAGGTGGTGGCCAACGGCAAGACGGACGACAACGTAGCGTAA